The Gossypium arboreum isolate Shixiya-1 chromosome 4, ASM2569848v2, whole genome shotgun sequence DNA segment tcGTTGCAACTTAATAAGAGAATTCctctaaaatacaaaattaataacaaaaaaagacttatacaatattcaaataataacaaaaaaatagtgtcgaaaccatttttttgtttttgaaaacggtcgacattttattttgaaaatgaaaacaaatgggagtcgccaccaatcctttttgatgaggtgtgatcgggtcaccacATAAtcgattgttttaataaaacgttttgatttactaaaacaataattttggtctacgaaattcgagaaaacgggttcgcgagtcggttacgtacaaggaatgattagcaccctcgtaatgcccaaaattggtgcctaattgattaattagtgtctaaACGTCGAAAGTTGAAAATTCGAAAAgaatttgaaatacgatcctctCTTTTTTATTAACATTGATTGAAGGAAAAAAAGCTTGAATAGATTGAAACGAGCATTAAAGGCCTTCTTATCCTgagataaaatgtcacatcccgtaagttaggacacaacattcgaatcttgaaaataagtttgcctcttaattttattttaaaaatcgtGTTTTGATTTTTGAAAGGATATTCGGAACCCCGTACGTTAGGGTACAACTTTCTCGAGTTTCTAAACACAGAAATtgcctttattttatttaaaattcatatagtTTAAAACTTACAAGGATATTTGATATTTTAGATTTGACGAGAAAATCGAAATCCCATAAGTTAGGGTACAATTTCCCGAATTCCCGAAATACAAAATAtcgattatttttaaaatttcatttatgaATTTAAAAAGGATAATAAAGGGTCTAAAATGACATATGCGTATTCCATTCTTACattgaaatatatttaaaatgcGGAAAGGGTCATGCTTGGCGAAAAAAAGATAATGCGACATACATTTGAAATAACAACGACATAATACGCATAATGAAGTGTAACATATATAGATAGCTTTGATGTTAGCGAACCGTAATGTTAACAAGTATAAACAATAATAAGAGTGATGCAAAGCGATAATATAAGTAAcgataataataagaataacgatgtaaataataataataataacaatgatgatgatattaatgataataataatataataataataaactaggGTTTTAAAACTATATGAAaggatatatataaaaaaatagttcaaaacaaataatacatataatttaaaataaataaataaataatagagacaattcaatataaataataaaaggaCTTGAAATAGGTAATATAAGAAAAACTtagaatatataataataaatcgatttaaaataaaatataagaaaagaattaaaatgaataataataataaaacaactttcttttgaaaagaaaaataaattaattaaaaaaaattaaaaacagacCAAGGACTAGACTGAAATCAAGTTGAACTTTAGGGTACAAATTGTAAATACAAGAATGGGCCATCAAGGACCGACAAGAAGCGTGCTTGAAGAAAGAGGGACTAATTGGGAAAATATCCCAAGCCCTCAAAACGATGCAAAAAATTCATtgggtaaaattaaaaaaaaaaaggacgaAGAAATAGGATCAAATTGAAACCAGCCTCAAATGCGGAAGGAGTAGGGGGGCAAATAGACCCCTagtccaaaaacacgcggatcccaggCGGTTTTTTGGTCGGGTCACATGGGTTTGATGCCTAAACGGTGTCGTTTTAAAGCCATTGGTCTAGGCCCTAAACGACGTCGCCTAACCGTCCTATAAaagcaattttttttaaaatttcatcctgctactctctttaaaaaaaaaacttaaaacagAAAAAGCCACCGTGGTGGGGATAGACGAATCACCGGGTGAGATTTTCGCTCTCTTTTCCTCCCTTTTTTATGTATTTATGTGAtagattcaaaataaaataaaaaaagaaaaaaataaaaacagaaaatGAACAAATGAACCACCTTTGAAGTGTATTCGATTTCTCTGTATTGATTTCGTATTCTCTCTGTTAGTGAGctgttaaaaatagaaaaaataaattgaaaatttctggctttttatagccgaaagaaaataaagaaacaaatacAAAATTTGCTCCTTTTTTGCTATTTCGCTGTTGTATTTTTGTCCTTGTAGGTGCGTGCGTGCGGTGGTGCGTGGAGGGGTACGGAAGTGCGCTGGTGGCCGTACATGGGAGCAACGACGCTCCTAGCAGCTAGGGTTTTCACCCTTTGGCTGAGAATGTTTGGTTTTGGGCCTTTTGGGCCTGTTTCTATTGTTGGGCCATCGGGTTTTGTATTTTTGGGCTAAGTTTTATTATTTGTATTTGAGCTTGTACTTGGGTCTTAATTTGAGCCATAGGATTTAGTTGTTTTGGGCCTGGTGTAATGGACATTTGGAATGTTAATTTGggtttgattttattattttgtttttttatttttgttttggtatGGGCCCGGGCAAATTGACCTGTTACaaatagtaacaatataatagtaaaagggtagtaaaataatatcaaaatggCAGCAAACAATAGAAAACAACAGGAAATAGCAGCAAAATAGCAGTGAAAAAATATTAGGCAATTTTGGGTTGGGCCGAACAAAATCTTAGCTGCTTAGAAAATAAGTCTTATTTTTTTGTTCAAATCTATTTTTCAAACTTGTATTTTTGCTCAAACCCTCTTACTTTTCAAGCGAATTTTTGAGCCTAAACGGTGGCATGTCCCATGATCTGGTCAAACTTGGGTTCCTTGCAACTCTAGCAAATACTAAAGCCAACAAAAGTTTTACCATCCTCAACCTCAACCACTTACGAACCTTCATCATCATTGCCTGCTATTGCATTTGCTTCTTAGGGTCTGTCGCGATCTTACTTAATTGATCAAAAGAATTCTATACATTCTTCTTCCGACTTCTGGTAAAAAATGTTTTGCTTGGTGGAACCTATAATTGTATCAAATTGGTAGCCTTGAGAAATTTTATCAGTGCCAAATAAATTTGCTAGATGTTGCTTGCATTTGATAGACCAATATAACTTACTATATTTAGTTTTGCATCTTTTGATAAAAAACTTTCGATCCTTTATGCCCATCCTTAAAAGATTTTTCGCATCTCTTTATTAAAATTAGAACGTCAAGAAAATTTAGTCAAACAAAAATGCTTTGAAGACTTTCCATGTGGATCGAATTTCTTATTTCTAGAGACTTGATTCCAAAAGAAGATATATTAATTCTATTCCATATGTTCAGTGTTTTAATATTTTGCTAGCGGCCTCTTTGGACATATTCAGGGCCAAAACCTTGTTTGGTCACTAAgtgaaaaaatttatttattacttaTGTATTGCAATAGttagatataaaataaagaataatttaGTAAAAATTTAAGATTAAAACTAGAAAAATGAGTAAAAACTCATGTAAAAGATAAGACCTCTTCAAAATAAGcgaaattttttctttctttgctaaaAATAAGTCATGAGAATAGTTAAATATACTAACTCATATACTAAAACAAGTGTAAAAATAATACTCTAACCAAATGTAACATGATAGTATTAAATTGCTTTATCTTCACTCCTTTGTAATCTTGTCATTGCTTTATGCTAAGTACCTTAAGGATTTCATattttgttttctattttttatGCAGTACAAGTAAAAATTTAAGTATCGAGTATGATGACAGaatatttattacatattttagACCCTTATTTGTTTACATTTGCATTATTTCTAAATAGCTATAAAATGAGTATTTtcttattttagtattttaaaagctattttattactttttaaataCTTCTTATTTAGTAAGCTTTTGCAAGGTGTTTTGTAGGAAGGAATTGACCCTGATTTCTACATTACATATTATTTTACCTCGTTTTAAATAAGGGTGTTATGGTCTTTTCACATCAGctggtgattttttttttttttttgctcgataaaatagttttattattaaaaatattcaaGTATCAGGAGCAAAGACCCATAAAAAGGTGGACTTAGTTGAAGCTTCAAATAGCTCAGAATGGTCGGTACTCGTTTTTGTTAAATAGAATGCCCACCTATTCGATTCTAGCCAAACATACACAAACTTAGTGAAGCCGACTGAAGCAACATATGCATCAATACATTTAAAGATCTCACTTAATGTCCCAGGGCAAAGATGGTTGTTCGAACACCAAGAGATAGTGTGAGCAGAGTCATATTCAATAACGAGGCTTTGTGAGTCGTTTCCCCTCCACTTGACAAACAACTTACAGCTTGAAGAATCGCCAATAGTGCATCTTGTCCATGATCGAGCTCACCCAACAGTTTAGGAAACATGGCTTTCAGCTTGCATTTGTGGTCCCTAAGTATGCCGCCACAACCATCTAATTAGTTTTACATTTATTTTCTTTCCATAATTTAGGAGAAACAATTCAACTTTTAAATCACTTCTTGATTGCAATAACTCAATTGAGATTTATTTAatgttttcttaattttatttatgctttaattttacCTCATTTATGTTACTTGCAAATATATAATGGGCTAAATCATTATTAAGATTAAAAAATCCGCATGTTAATAGCTTAGTAATCAAAACAAGATTAAACACTAATTTAAAAAATATGGCTACgttttaactttctttattttAACTCAAGtcgttaattttaaataatagatAAGATAACAAAGATTTTAAGGAAAAGTGGTTTGAAAGCCAACCACCAACTCTGCATTAGCAAACCAAATGGAGAGGTTACCTAAGATTAATTCCAAGCAACAACCTCCAGTTGAAGACCCTAAAAACCAAGGGTGAAGCTGATAACTATAGTACATCACCTGCAGGCGTTGTGGAAAGTACATCAGTGACATTTGTGCTTCTAAAGAACTTGACGTAGATCTAGAGGTGCATTTGTGTCATTGATTCTAAACATAGGTTAATTTTGATATAGATTTTTTATGACCATTGATTGAGGGTGATCCTTAACCACTCCATTGAATTGATAAAATAGTTTCTTATTGGCCTATTATGTTCCTTTAAATTACTTTCGCATGTTCTCCATTTTTACTACTTCTTTTACTTCTAacttatattaaaaaattaattcaattaattaaactcATTCACACACTTTTATGTGGATTTGATCCTTAAAATATTTCTTAATAAATTTATTTCGTTGTGATTATTACTTGAAAATGATATTGTACATTTGCAGAAGCACTTTGACAGTGTGGCAATGTATAAGTGTGTGCATCTAAGTTGATGGGAAGGTATATAGGCTCTTCATGTGAGTCTTATGAGGCTAGCTATCTACTAGATAGTAGGTTTTGTTGAGTCATGTTTGACCGTTTGACACATACCTTTGAGGGTTGTGGAGGACCTTATCTTCGTAGGCCTTGATGTGATTGGGTGAGATTCACATTCTAAGCATGTAAGATACAGATATCAATTATTGTACAAGGTGAGATGCAGTCTCTAAGCATAGTGCTTCTAGTAGGTGGTCTTCTCATGTCAAAATAATTGACTTCACAATATCCTCAAAGTGAGATTACTTGACGAGATCCtccaaactaaataaaaataaataacaaattaaataaattataaacatATTGAAAATGACCCGAGGTTAGTGGGAGGTAGACCTATTTAAGAGTCGAGTTATTTGTCTAGCTTGAAGAATCACTGGAATTTTGAGAgagtttgagtaaaaatattaaGCCCAAATATGGGCTTTGGGTAAAAAAAATTATGCCCATTTGAAATATAAGTCGAGCTTGGGCTTAAACATTCAAGATTCAAATTCAGTCAAACCCAACCCGATTTTCTAATTTTGTAATATATTATACTATGttgtttttatgtattataaaatCTATAGCACAAAAGAATTAATTTATATTGATATATAATGTTATAATGTAAATATTAGAAATATGTTAAGTTGTCTATATATAAAATTCTaagaaatagaaaaatatataaatttaatcaaatttaaactaaaaataatacaactatttgttttaaaaaaacaATATGGATAGATCTAAAATGGGCTTGCGTTAGCCATTTACAAATATAGGTAAGCTTGGGATAAACTTTAGACTCATATTTTGAGCTAAGTCAATCTTAGATAAGCTTCAAATGTGTTAAAACTATACTTAAACACGACCCCGCCATGAATACATCCAGTGAGACGCTAAGctaataaaaaaaaatagggCTTAATGCTCACTTTGGCTCCTGAACTGTACTTATTTTTTCACTTTAGTAtctaaaccttttttttttgtctCCGTTTGGGACTTAAACTATCATTTTGCTACTTGGTTTAGTACATTTTTTGTAATGGCTTTAAAAAATCAGTTGATATGTAGTGACAATTAGATTGTCCCACGTGGCACATCTAACTAATCAGAATGTGCACATTTaagtttattaaaattaaaatattaaacttaaattcaaaaataaaaataaaaattttaaaaagtacctTTGATGTTGACCGCTATTGGCTAACAgttgattttgaattttaaatatttttataaatataaaaattttaaaatatatacttttttaatttaaaaattattaaatttttaaaatatatatattttaattttttaaaaattcaattttaatgtcaaacttttcaaattttcaattttagacTTTATATTTTTTAGTTCAAACTTTTTCTGTTTTTGAATTTGTGATTTattgttttaaacttttaaaatttattaaaaaagttggaatatatatttttgaaaatttaagggcttttttacaattttcaaaatttaaatactctttttaatttttataaaattttcaattttatatattattttgactctctaaaatttatatttgtatcatttagaattttattaaaaaatatttttaatttttgaaattttaaattattcatatatatatatatattattttactttaattttaatcagtataatatacataatattaaaaaagaagaagttgATGTGGCACGTTGTAAGGTCACATGCTActcctgattttttttttttttatgttgtaGATGATAGTTTAAATACTAAGATCAAAAAAGTTTTAAGTGAAGAAACAAATATAGCATTAAGCCTAGAAATAAATAGAAGATGCTGAAATTGAATGGTAATGATTTAGGGCCCTAATGGACATcttttgatgatgatgatgataatggaAAGCCCAGCCGAACGACTAAACACCTTGACttcttttagtttaatttttgggCAGAGGAAATTAAGAGAAAATGCATTGTTCCCATCAGAGAAAGTGCGTGGAGGGTTGCTTCCTCCGTCTATATTTCTTACGCCTATTACGTAGTATCGTAGAAGAAATCAAAAGGATGAAGAAGCCGTCACCATGCCATCATCATCACCATTCAATGTTGTAGCAAAAATTACAAATTACCCTTTCACCAGCAAGCCAAAGAAGGGAGTTGGAAAACAGGAATATGGTGTGATTTGCATATGCATGTGGGATAATAAGTGGCCATGTCAGTCCATGCATGTGGAAACCAAGTGGGGGGGGGGGTTGATTTGTTGAAATCGATACAAACTAGAGGAGAAAAAGCAGCTAAAACCATTAATATCCTCGTAAAGTTAATTATGTGGAGATTACTGAAAACAAATCATCTGGAAAAACGCCTAATAATGCCTTAATTATCTGCTAATCCACATCCTCATCACATACATAAATCATCTGCCTCATGAATGCTTTTCGATCAAAGTAAGTCGTTCTCATTTTGTCTTAAATCTTGATGTTAAAGTTGGCTTAACTCACATCTATATATAAAGGACCAATATATACACTTTGaatcaataaaattatgttgtttatttaaatatatcaggtattatatatatacacacattggGAAGGTATGATCCGGTTTTCGATGGACTGGTCGACCATTTGTAGAAATATGGGGTAAAGTTGTTCGTAGTGGAAACTTAGCTTCTAAACTAATTAGCAAAGAGAAGGTCAAGGCAAAAGCAATATATTAAATAGAAAATGGTGATCATCTAAGTGCTGAAACCTTCTTCCTTCCCTTTAAAAGGGAAGTGAACcgcctcatatatatatatggctacTTCCATACCCAACACCTCAACCATATATGCTATTATTAGACCAGACTTCTCCATCAGTCCAAGTTTTAATGGAATATAAGGAACCTGTCTTCCTTAGAAATTAAAATCCTTTACCAGCAAGCTCATAAAGGTGAGAAAGTAGTAGTTTGATCTTGAAGAAGCGCATCCCTTAGGAGAATTTGCTCCCAATTCGACAAGTATTAGTCTTTAAACAAAAGCGACTTTTTTAGAGTACAGCTACAGGGCTTTGCCTCGCCATGGTTACCAAGCTCAAAGTTAAACAAAGGGTCTATTTAGAGATAAAGATTAAGAAAGAATAGGATGATTAATTCTGAATACAAAAGTTGATATTAGTGTATGAACTGATCAAAGCATGAACGGATGTGGGAAATTAAGAGCCGTAATTCATATGAAAGGAGCCTTTTTCAACTATTGGCTCACTTAAATTAGTTGTTGCCATAAAAGGTAGATGGTGTTAATAaggaaaattatcaaaatttttaaaggttaattcaCTTTACGAgtaatattttatcattttaacttaatttaagtTTAAATAAAATTCGAGTCAAATAAATTCGAGTCAAGTCGAATTGAGTGAAATTgttcaattaaattaaaatattaaacatatcagattaaaattttgttatagtATAActaatttgaaaccatatatatttaaaaaaattcaaagcaaaataaggaaaaaaaaacttTTGTATGATAAACTTAAtcattaacttatttaggtcctcaaatttattttttagaaaattttaaaattttaactttcttcACATATCCttaagaaattttttaaaatataattttataatttttacaaaattttaattttaaaaagtattttgatttttttgtcaTTTTGTTGAGAGAAATCAAtttactcattttcaaaattgacaaggACTAAAGGGATATTTACACCAatatgttatttgaattattgaattattctaattgtaaaattcaactcgactGAAACACAATATTCTAGTTTGACTTGAAAAATCGAAtaactcaatttatttattttattgtttgaatcAAGTTTGCTCACTTTTACCTAATACCGAGTGGACTTTTCTAAATTCCACAAATAAGTTTGGACAGTAACAAATGTCTTATAaagtataataaaaaattaaatatataaataaaggtTACATTTATTACATCTTTAACCCACTTCTGAATTAAAACAACCATAAGTAGTGTATTAAATAATTACTCTAATAATTAATACTTTAAAATGACTTATTTATTGAAGAATTAAAAAATGGATAATAGGCAATTAACTACCCTAGTAACAAATTATCAATTTTACTAGTTAATTTTAGTAGTTAATCTTTATCATTTGTACgagttaatttttaatattaaaatattaatcactTTCATTTttattgtaatgaaccgaaagttacggtatcggaaattgagtcttgagtcttgtttccgtgaaatttattcatgaatatttattagaaatttttatgaattatagttgaatggttatttagtgtttaattaagtgaagtagcttgaatttagtttaaagagctaaattgcataaggaataaaagtttagttatagattaaagaagtaaaaggactaatctagtaattagaccctaagtgtcATGTGTGTGTTAATATTGGATAACGTGTgcaatagttggtatatatgtgtaatagctataagatattttatgttatagctattacacatgttagttttatatttattataggttaataatagtataataagtaaaattgataaaatagaaaaagaagatagAAAGACTAACAGAGAGCAAacgagaaagaaagaagaaagaaagaaagaaataaaaaagggaaatttaggattaaggccctaaagtttgattggcaagttgttttagctcattttcttatgatttttatctttatggatgcctaattcaaagttctacatgtatgaggttaaaatgaagaaaaatagagaatttttagatattgatttagttgaataaattgaggttttatgggttaaattgatagaaattgaagttagaagtgattagttaaaggaatttctaagttaggtttaaatagggactaagttgaatagagctcaaaatttatgttttataatgaattttatgagatatttacattttggtgaaacatggttagaacaatttctggattctctgttctgactttagaaattcaccataaattgtgtattaagaattaggactcaaactttatttgaatggatttcttattgagtctatttttaattgaaacaaatggcatagtcattagatttctgtacagaaagaaatttgattcgtagtgcacaagggtcagagtagccgaaccctgaaacaggggagactttttctaataaactgtactaattggcctgaccaaaattctagaaaaaaattagtaagtagatatatgagtctagtttcaggaaaatttacgaattaGATTTGAGTTtaagtaactcgagatatgattttttagcgaccgtggcgtagatggatagtttactcGAAAACTGTTTAgctgctaagataagttttgtaatgtctctgCTCGACTCAGCaatgacggtctcgggtagggggacatTACATTTActagttaattttttaaaatatcaacTCTAATCAAGATAGAATTTAAACCTCCAAAATCTTatttaaattatgaatttcattatttaaattttttccaTATAGTAAAAAACTCAAATAGAAGAAAGAATGAAGAAAGCGAGAGGAAGAgaaggaaaaataaagaaaataaaaggggaagttaaaggaaaataaaagaaaaataattaaattgttcaaaaagaaaaaaaagtatagGGATTAGTTATGAATTTGGCCTAAAAATATTATTTGAAATGTGATATAACATTGAGGTGTCCATGGCTTGGGCCGGGTCCAACGAAAAAATTGGGCCCATTTGCTAGGCCCAACCtataaatgggcctaaaatttgccCATGCTTGGCCCGAATAAAAATGTTGAAACCTGAGCCAAGCCCAGtcgtattattttttatattatttttatataattttaaaaaacataatacatcaaaaatactaaaaatattaaaataaatgtttctcgaaaaattgaaaataaattaaaaatcaatatgtacatttaaataacactaagatatgtgcaacttaataagcaaatgcctctaacatagtaacaaaaataataataaaacaaaagttatacaatatacaaacaataataacaaaatagtagcaacatagcagcgaaatggtagcaaaatagtaaaaaaaaatagcaaaaaacGTAATTACAAAAACAACAAGAACATAAAAAAAAGTAGTACTTTTTTTTGTATATTGGGGCCGGGCTAGGATCGAGCTAAAAAAGCCTTATATGAGGCCCAACCCGTTTTCTAAACAAGTATGATTTTTTACACAAGCCCATTTttcaggcctatatttttacccaaacccttctACTTTTCGAGCGAGCTGGGTGGCCCCGCCCATAAacaaatttatataacatacgCCATGTTAACTTGTCATTAAACTATTAATGGCAattaatgatttaataattaaaatataataaataacattaatgattatattataattttaaaatttgattataaaatgtaatttaaacTATTAAATTTATTGTTTACCCTAATAATTATTAGGAATAGCAACTCTCATCCTCATTATCCTCCTTAAATTTGAAACAAATACTTCAGAAGAAGGAATTTAAGATTTCAaaagatttttttgaaaaatatttttagtataatttatttaatatcttaataaaaataatttgagaAATTGTGACAAATTATATACTACAATTGGTTCACCATTTCAAAATTTAACACTAGAGATAATGATAGATGGAAATAGAGTTgaagtaccaaaatagatattTTCAAAATAGAAGTGGCACATTAAAAGATTTGTTAAATTATGAGAGCCAAAAACGGAATTATCCCAAATCTTGTTTCTTAAAATTGGGCTCATTATTTTTTGTGGGTGTTAGCAGGGGTGGGGTTTACAGGGGTTTTAGGCCCAGTTTGGAAAATAGGGTAAGAAGTGAGGAAGAGAGCAAGAGGAGCAGCGACCGGCGAGAGAGATGGCAGGAGCGTTTTGGGGAACAAGAGTGATGGAGATAGTGAAGAAGCACGACTCTGGTGGTCTCGTTTGGAAGAGAATTAAGCTCACTTCCACCCGCAAAGCCAACGCCAAGAAGCGTCTCCATCGCGTTTGGCAGGTCCTTATAtccttctctccttttttttctttttttttttaatgcccCAACCTTTCTTCTTCTGGGGTTTTTGTCTTGCGGCTTCATGCTTTATGCTCTCAATTGTTTCACTTAGGTTTTGGGAAGTAGTTAGAATTATAGGGAAAATATGAACTGTGGAAGAAGGTTGTGAACAAGTTCAAGttaacatttgatagcttattACATTTAGAGATTAGTTGCAAATTTCGTACCCACAATTAATAGCACAGTCAACCATACATGCTCAAGATAGCTTATAGACTTCAACTTCATTTGGTATAATGTCCTGTTAGTTTAGATTTCATCTTAGGATTATTTACTATTCATGATAAATGTTTTCCTCTTTGCTTTGCGTGTGTGTGTGTGTCCCTTTCCT contains these protein-coding regions:
- the LOC108458264 gene encoding uncharacterized protein LOC108458264, whose product is MAGAFWGTRVMEIVKKHDSGGLVWKRIKLTSTRKANAKKRLHRVWQNEAVLRACAEPPPSKATDVAAAAGEKGVEQST